Proteins from one Podospora pseudoanserina strain CBS 124.78 chromosome 1, whole genome shotgun sequence genomic window:
- the KEL2 gene encoding Negative regulator of mitotic exit (EggNog:ENOG503NXSA; COG:S; BUSCO:EOG092608GK), whose translation MAFLFKSKKSHDRSLASRDGSQGSASGMGGAAARVRDEKGSRSTPTGSLTSLDVDGSIGSPDQSYARQRGQSLDQQQPTPPQLQQPPSSDLPLRNGPPPTQMAPNPNASLYPWSQRRLTYTSSHPSPFPRYGAAVNAVSSKEGDIYVMGGLINSSTVKGDLWLIEAGGNMSCYPLATTAEGPGPRVGHASLLVGNAFIVFGGDTKIEETDVLDETLYLLNTSTRQWSRALPAGPRPSGRYGHSLNILGSKIYIFGGQVEGYFMNDLAAFDLNQLQMPNNRWEMLISSTESGGPQGKIPPARTNHSVVTFNDKLYLFGGTNGYQWFNDVWAYDPAVNTWSQLDCIGYIPSPREGHAAAIVEDVMYIFGGRTEEGADLGDLAAFRITSRRWYTFQNMGPSPSPRSGHSMTAVGKSIIVVGGEPSSAQTAVNDLALVYCLDTTKIRYPNDAGPSQTSPRNQQRRPSDATPQITLRNVSPRDGSNGPPDSRRPPGGPGPNGYRSPNGPAEASPTGGPPSGPQKARSAGPMGPGGPSGAPPSGPPPQIQPPKPGPPGGAPRPARNASTERGDQPQGSPITSAPPQQVTALKEGEGLGATGRRTPTSQNPNPPRSSSRQAEGQPADAARSKTTRQGRGQGSVDSTMEPALKPAPARPASPPPPTRQPSNPISRRSSARNSQTVTLLKELDAARNRNAWYASELELARKAGYSPNASLSPILDSRAAETFDDEDKPLIEALLAMRQELANVQASVDKQAVLAARQIAEAEKQRDAAIQEAIYAKAKLAARGGSARSTPQLDDKEVGDRANEMSKKLAHALSVQKELQDQLERIKTDFDAEKKARKLADDTANAAQKRMADLESYKQQNASEVERLKAELHMAQREAREQSVAAAEAVAATQMLRVEKEEYEQKYNHLVGSNKDQVDTFETFRGALAASEEIKALLERKLEEERALKEKIESKLSKLKAEHETRTAELVSATQRLRDAEELAEKHASEAKLQRQALLSGLDKMSAKDVSKSDKADHDRILALQGQLNAANALVRKYQQEADSAADKLRGAEERIAGLEAYQEQASREGVSIRRQLQGALRETQSLQAANSELKQQLSKQQLETNAVVVQHNTLKDILVERGISPSSATRARNSPRGSPREASPERARVRELEQQLATAQNALEETKAQATEKLVQLENDYQSAVQYVKGTEKMLKQLKDQLTRYKTENGRLKEQVVELEDKLEAGGGASKSGPTDWESEKETLSAEIGRLQAELKNTASQLEKQVLSIRQDLAEVQEERDVAVKTSEDANRRLEAHKKDLEQLQQENILLERRAQDAENKVSTLLDQVELSVDNYRRRSRQAPSLNSETIGSNAASGPGGTNGGSSSAGLGHNRQESGGSESLYGGVPGEREVNSVGGVGERNSKALDSLAHELDNLRNQWEATNKQYRLSTTQYEYETNPISPGGKPTSTGLSESLADWRKRLDESHPGSPGEAR comes from the exons AtggccttcctcttcaagtccaagaagagtCACGACCGGTCGCTTGCCAGTCGGGATGGATCACAGGGCTCGGCGTCGGGCATGGGTGGCGCGGCGGCGCGCGTCAGAGATGAGAAGGGGTCACGATCAACACCCACTGGCAGCTTAACCTCCCTCGATGTCGACGGCAGCATTGGTAGTCCCGATCAATCTTATGCTCGCCAGCGAGGCCAGAGTCTGGACCAGCAACAACCGACACCTCCTCAGCTGCAGCAACCGCCATCGAGCGACTTACCG CTGCGCAACGGTCCTCCTCCTACACAAATGGCGCCGAATCCCAATGCCTCGCTATACCCATGGTCTCAGCGCCGACTAACCTACACGTCCTCGCATCCCAGCCCGTTCCCAAGATATGGCGCCGCTGTCAATGCCGTCTCCTCGAAAGAGGGTGACATATACGTAATGGGCGGTTTGATCAACAGCTCGACAGTGAAGGGCGATCTGTGGCTCATTGAGGCCGGGGGAAACATGTCTTGCTACCCACTAGCTACCACAGCTGAGGGCCCAGGGCCTAGAGTCGGACATGCCAGTTTGCTCGTAGGGAACGCTTTCATCGTCTTTGGTGGAGACACCAAGATCGAAGAAACAGATGTTCTCGATGAGACCTTGTATCTTCTCAACACAT CAACGAGACAGTGGTCGAGAGCTTTGCCGGCCGGACCACGACCCAGCGGACGTTATGGACACTCGCTGAATATTCTGGGGTCAAAGATTTACATCTTCGGTGGTCAAGTGGAGGGTTATTTCATGAATGACCTTGCCGCTTTTGACCTGAATCAGCTGCAGATGCCCAATAACCGCTGGGAGATGCTCATATCATCAACTGAGAGTGGTGGACCACAGGGCAAAATCCCGCCAGCCAGAACGAACCATTCCGTGGTGACATTCAACGACAAACTTTACTT GTTTGGTGGTACCAATGGATACCAATGGTTCAACGACGTCTGGGCATATGATCCCGCTGTCAACACTTGGTCGCAACTAGACTGTATAGGGTACATTCCGTCTCCCAGAGAAGGCCACGCTGCTGCTATCGTCGAGGATGTCATGTACATCTTCGGCGGCaggacggaggagggtgcgGATCTGGGTGATCTTGCCGCATTCCGGATCACTTCTCGCCGCTGGTACACTTTCCAGAACATGGGCCCATCCCCCTCGCCGCGGTCCGGACATAGCATGACAGCAGTTGGAAAGTCCATCATTGTGGTCGGAGGAGAACCAAGCTCGGCTCAAACAGCAGTCAACGATCTCGCGCTTGTTTACTGCTTGGATACCACAAAGATTCGCTATCCCAACGACGCAGGCCCTAGCCAGACTTCACCTAGAaatcaacaacgacgacctAGCGATGCCACTCCACAAATCACCCTGAGGAATGTGTCTCCACGCGATGGTTCGAACGGCCCGCCCGATAGTCGACGCCCACCAGGAGGTCCTGGTCCCAATGGATATCGGTCACCTAATGGCCCTGCTGAAGCGAGCCCGACGGGAGGACCACCAAGCGGTCCTCAAAAAGCTCGATCCGCGGGTCCTATGGGCCCAGGGGGTCCATCTGGTGCCCCTCCATCTggaccacctccccaaattCAACCGCCAAAACCTGGCCCTCCAGGTGGAGCACCCCGGCCTGCCAGGAATGCCTCAACGGAGCGAGGCGACCAGCCCCAGGGCTCCCCAATCACATCGGCACCGCCGCAGCAGGTTACGGCGTTGAAAGAAGGCGAAGGACTTGGCGCAACTGGCCGGCGCACTCCGACAAGTCAGAATCCTAACCCTCCCCGCTCTTCTTCAAGACAAGCTGAGGGACAGCCTGCCGATGCCGCGAGATCCAAAACAACGAGACAAGGACGCGGGCAAGGCTCCGTAGATAGTACAATGGAGCCAGCTCTCAAACCAGCTCCGGCTCGCCCAGcgtccccaccaccgcctacCCGACAACCCAGCAATCCTATATCTCGAAGGTCTTCCGCCCGGAACTCTCAAACGGTTACACTTCTAAAAGAGCTGGATGCCGCAAGGAACCGCAACGCATGGTACGCCTCCGAACTGGAGTTAGCGCGCAAGGCTGGCTATTCACCCAATGCGTCACTGAGCCCAATCTTGGACAGCCGTGCCGCGGAAAcatttgatgatgaagataAACCCTTGATCGAAGCTCTTCTTGCTATGCGGCAAGAGCTTGCCAACGTACAAGCCTCGGTCGACAAGCAGGCAGTTCTGGCTGCCCGACAAATTGCTGAAGCAGAGAAGCAGCGAGACGCAGCCATTCAGGAAGCCATTTATGCCAAAGCGAAACTAGCTGCGAGGGGTGGAAGCGCCAGAAGCACACCACAGCTCGATGACAAGGAAGTAGGAGATCGTGCCAATGAGATGAGCAAGAAGCTCGCACATGCTCTCAGTGTACAAAAAGAGCTTCAAGATCAGCTGGAGCGCATCAAGACCGACTTTgacgccgagaagaaggcgcgCAAACTGGCAGACGACACGGCAAATGCGGCGCAAAAGCGAATGGCAGATCTCGAGAGTTATAAGCAGCAAAACGCATCCGAAGTCGAACGGCTCAAGGCTGAGTTGCACATGGCTCAGCGTGAGGCCCGGGAACAGTCTGTTGCGGCAGCGGAAGCGGTGGCGGCTACACAAATGCTACGTGTTGAGAAGGAAGAATATGAGCAGAAGTATAATCACCTTGTTGGAAGCAATAAAGACCAGGTCGACACCTTTGAGACTTTCCGTGGCGCGCTCGCAGCTTctgaggagatcaaggcttTGCTTGAAcggaagctggaggaggaacgcgcgctcaaggagaagatcgAATCGAAGCTCAGCAAACTGAAAGCCGAGCATGAGACTCGTACAGCTGAACTTGTTTCAGCAACACAACGCTTACGAGATGCCGAAGAGCTGGCCGAGAAACATGCCAGTGAGGCAAAGCTGCAGCGCCAGGCTTTGTTGTCAGGCCTCGACAAGATGTCTGCCAAAGATGTTTCAAAATCTGACAAGGCTGATCATGACCGCATCCTTGCTCTGCAGGGTCAACTTAACGCTGCCAACGCGCTGGTAAGGAAGTATCAACAGGAGGCGGACAGTGCGGCAGACAAGCTTCGGGGAGCCGAGGAACGAATTGCAGGGCTGGAGGCATACCAAGAACAGGCAAGCAGAGAGGGTGTTTCCATCCGCCGACAGCTCCAGGGAGCTTTGAGGGAGACCCAGAGTCTTCAAGCCGCAAACTCGGAGTTGAAGCAGCAATTGTCGAAGCAGCAGCTTGAGACAAATGCGGTCGTCGTCCAACACAACACACTCAAAGACATCCTTGTCGAGCGAGGCATCTCACCTTCCTCCGCGACCCGTGCGCGTAATAGTCCGCGCGGCAGTCCTCGGGAAGCTTCACCTGAGCGGGCCCGTGTTCGTGAGTTGGAGCAGCAACTTGCAACTGCCCAAAATGCCCTTGAAGAGACAAAAGCACAGGCAACCGAGAAGCTCGTACAGCTTGAAAACGACTACCAGTCTGCCGTACAATACGTCAAGGGGACCGAGAAGATGCTCAAGCAACTCAAGGATCAGCTGACACGCTACAAGACTGAGAATGGCCGTCTGAAGGAACAGGTAGTGGAATTGGAGGACAAGCTTGaggctggaggtggtgcttCCAAGAGCGGCCCCACAGACTGGGAATCTGAGAAGGAGACCTTGTCGGCCGAGATTGGAAGATTACAAGCTGAGCTCAAGAACACGGCGAGCCAGCTCGAGAAGCAAGTTCTGTCCATCCGTCAAGACCTGGCAGAAGTTCAGGAGGAGCGAGATGTCGCCGTCAAGACCAGCGAGGACGCAAACCGACGCCTTGAGGCCCATAAGAAGGACCTGGAGCAGCTGCAGCAGGAGAATATCCTCCTCGAACGCCGAGCCCAGGATGCCGAAAACAAGGTTAGCACACTTCTTGATCAGGTGGAGCTGAGCGTCGACAACTACCGCCGACGAAGCAGACAGGCCCCCAGCCTCAACTCCGAGACTATTGGATCCAACGCCGCCTCTGGACCCGGCGGTACCAACGGAGGAAGCAGCAGTGCTGGCCTGGGTCATAACAGGCAAGAATCGGGCGGGTCTGAGAGCCTGTACGGTGGCGTGCCCGGTGAACGTGAGGTTAACAGCGTCGGCGGTGTCGGCGAGCGAAACAGCAAAGCGCTTGACAGCCTCGCCCACGAACTCGACAACTTGCGCAACCAGTGGGAAGCGACTAACAAGCAATACCGACTGAGCACAACGCAGTATGAATATGAGACCAACCCCATCTCTCCGGGTGGAAAGCCAACCAGCACTGGGCTGAGCGAGAGTTTGGCCGACTGGAGGAAACGACTTGACGAGAGCCACCCCGGTAGCCCTGGCGAGGCGAGATGA
- a CDS encoding hypothetical protein (EggNog:ENOG503P40J; COG:S) has product MALSPMQFALIQAAVIGSLSNIIAQVIAAQRDNKLITINLLSLFQYVLFGLVNTPPNILWQEYLESTFPSYHPSPTPEAIASASKGSEAELDAEEKEGKLVEPKLNRRNTAIKTLLDQTVGAAVNTFLYSMFMNGIQMGMAHHELEAQTSLGFLFGEKGVVRAQDVNWGVVWERTRGEFWGIVKAGWKFWPVISLVNFTFLKSVEMRNLVGGLAGVGWGVYVNLFAGN; this is encoded by the exons GCGCTCATACAAGCCGCCGTGATCGGCTCCCTATCCAACATCATAGCCCAGGTCATTGCCGCTCAGAGAGATAAC aAACTAATCAcaatcaacctcctctccctcttccaatacgtcctcttcggcctggtcaacaccccccccaacATCCTCTGGCAGGAATACCTCGAGTCCACCTTCCCTTCttaccacccctcccccaccccggAAGCCATCGCCTCCGCGTCAAAGGGTTCAGAAGCAGAACTcgacgccgaggagaaggaagggaaacTTGTCGAGCCAAAGCTGAACAGGCGGAACACCGCCATTAAGACCCTGTTGGATCAGACGGTCGGCGCGGCGGTGAACACGTTTTTGTACTCGATGTTTATGAACGGGATTCAAATGGGCATGGCACATCACGAACTAGAGGCACAGACGAGCCTGGGGTTTCTGTTTGGGGAAAAGGGCGTGGTAAGGGCTCAAGATGTGAACTGGGGAGTTGTGTGGGAGAGGACAAGGGGGGAGTTTTGGGGGATTGTCAAGGCGGGGTGGAAGTTTTGGCCGGTGATCAGTTTGGTGAACTTTACGTTTTTGAAGAGCGTGGAGATGAGGAATTTGGTTGGGGGCTtggcgggggttgggtggggggtttaTGTTAATTTGTTTGCTGGGAATTGA